The Dermacentor silvarum isolate Dsil-2018 chromosome 3, BIME_Dsil_1.4, whole genome shotgun sequence region tgattttCATACTACGACACATACTCACAaagggggattggccatgaagcTTGCCAGTGTGTTGAACATGATGATGatcaataatcatcatcaaccaatatttatatccactgcaggcaCATATCCACAACGTGGAGTTGGCCCAGAAGTGGGCGGAACATATCGTGCCACCACCGACAAGCTCTTTGAGATGAACGCCGTGTGTTCATGATGAATACGATTCCCATAGTATAGCACATAGCCTCAATGGGAGATCTACAAAGGCGCCTGTCagcgtgttgattatgatgattacGAAGTGGGCCAATTTTGAGCATTTCACTACCCACTTCAAGGAAGCTTTGCTTCCTTGAAACATGTTCAAAACATGTTAATTGCatctgataatttttttttattttccttataAACCTCAGATAACTTAGATGTGTTTATTCGTTGTAGCCGCTTCCCCTTCTCCCGCAAAATGCTCCTAATATTTACTACTGGTATAGAAATTTTAACTTTATTACCAGGAAACCATGGAACTATGCCTTATCCGTTGTCGTTATGTTCTCAATGGTACACTTTTattgtttgtttctttcatttGTTCATTCTTGCGTAGTTTTCTTCAACTTCAGTACGGCCAATGTTCCTCGTCAGTATTGGAGATGTTTTGAAACATAAGAAGAAGAGCAAGAAGAAGCGCAGACGGTGAGTATGACTTTTTGACCTGCCTGCAATGAAGCCGAATTCATATAACGTTCATTTTTAATTGGTTTGTATTGCGTTTAGAACCAACataaaatgtttatttaaaaATCCCGCTCCGGTAACTGGGCGTTCCATTCCACCTTCCGTTCGTTCTTTCCTCAGGGGCCACTGTACTATAGGCTTCAGCCACAGAAACGTTTGTACGGCCATCTGCAACTATCGTTCGTAGTTTCTACGCTGTTCCTACGTCTCGTACGCGTCAGGCCAACGCTTCTTAGGCCGTCGCGCGAGAGTGGCTATGTTTTGTTCACCGTTGAACGGTATAATATTGCGTAGACTGTAAGAATCGAACCACGGTTGTTAGACTATTGTAATTTAGCACTGCGCCGTGCCATGCTATTCCACGTGTTTGAGTCGCTACTCTACATGCTATAGTCATCAAATAGTTGGAAAACCCCTCGTCACATTTTCAAGATTGTGAAGTGGTACAGTGGTAAATTTTCTTATTAAATCCTATATTTGATTCTTGAGAATAGTTGTTAAATTAAGCATGATCAGTACAAGAGAAAACCCACACGACTGTCTTTTAGTTAACTATTTAGCATAAAACAATACCatggttttatgtgccaaaaccactcTCTGGTTAAGAGGCACCACGTAGTGGTGTCTCCGGAGTAGTTTTTACCACCTGGATTTTTTAACGTACACACAATGCACGCACGCAGGAGTGCTTGCATtcgctccatcgaaatgcggccaccgcggccgggatttgattccacGCTCCCAGGCTTATCAGCGCCACGCCGAATTCACTACGCCACCATGACGAGTTTACTTAGCATCACAAAGATGAGTTTTACCACTATGCATAACAGTTCAGGCTGGACCTGCCCGGTGTTTGATTAGAGGTTCCTATTTGTGTTCGCTTTCTTTCACCGAAATACAGAGGGAACGAAGGAGACAGGTGGGCGGAAGAAACGTTGTTTCCGACTGGCTCATTTACGTAGGTGAGGAGGAAAGGAACGCAAAAGTGAATAGAGAGAATGCAGGTGTCGATAAAAATGTAGCCGGAGCTATGTGCACGTGCATACACGCACTGTGCACAATACATCACAACGCACATGCATCTGAAAAGTGGTGCTAGAGATTCACGCTGAACTGCAAGGCAAGACTACAGACGAGAGGTCTTGCTTCCCGGAGTCTGATTTCCCCTTGAATTATCTTCGCTAGTTTGCCGCTATAGCGTCGAAGCTGCGCTCAAACACTAAACAAACAAGAAATGGCATGTAGTGAAATTGTAAATAGCGCTGTTGCTGCTTGCCTTGTGCTTTGATTGTCATTCCGCGTCCACAAAATAGTTtgttctgaaaaaagaaaaggcaacacGGTGGAGTTTCTTGCCCCAATGAAGCTAGTAGCAGATGGTGCGTCAGTTTGTTTCTGTAACCTGACATGCGTGACAGTTGGGGTCATCTTCGCTGTACCTGTGTTATAATTGTACCATCGGGTAAAACTGCCTTCAACAGAGCATTTTGAGTTTGGCGTAGGTACTCTGCTTCGTGTTCATCTTCCTGTCTGCCTGCGTCTCGTTAAAAAAATGTAAACTTGGAATGTTGTCGACAATGCTTCAGGTGTCGAAGTGCCTCAGGTACGACGTTACGACATGGTTTCGCCGGATCCGACTGGTGCCAGGAACCGGGAGGAAAACATGGTTCCGCCGAATACTAAGCCAACCGAGACGAGGGACCGCCGAGGAAGCACTCCCGCGGAGAGCACCGGTGGCATGGATGCCGAGGCACCGACGTGCCGCATCTGCTACCGCGGAACAGCCAGCGCCGGCGAGGAACATGGACCGCTCGTGTCCCCTTGCTCTTGCCGGGGCTTAATCGGCTTCGCCCACAAGCGCTGCCTGGAGACGTGGCTCCGCGAAAAGGAAACCAACCTGTGCGACGTCTGCCTGCAGCGCTTTTCCGTGCGCCTCAAGCCTGTGGTGCGTGCGTCAATTTTTCGAAGGCAGATCTTTGCGGCAAGATGCATTTTATGTGTGGAGACCACAAACAAAATGCTCGTGGGTTTAAGTCAACAGCAGGAAACTAGCGCTAGCTATATCCGACTTGTAGTTAACGTCTTTCATCCGTCGGTCGATCGATCCTCCATACGTGCGTCAGGTAAATTAATTGGTCAGTCGGTGTAATTTTCTACCGCAGAGCCTCGTGAAGGCGGCAGACAGCACTGAGGATTTACCTAGGTGAGTTACTGCCAGATCTTGTAAAAGCAGCCCGAAGATGTGTGCCACTGCGACGACTGTGCTATTCGAAGCGCCCACCAGCTATGTCGCCAATGGCCCTGGAGAGGCCAGATAACATGGCCGTTCCCACAGTTTAACTTGCATGTATAGTATCGAGCATTGCCTCGCTATCTTCTTCAGTGGCCGCTGAGTTGGGCAAAAGCAAAGCCGCTTAATTATTACTTGCAGTATATATCTGGTGGTAAGTACTAGCTAGTACAATGCAGCGCATACCTATAGTACAAGGAGGAGCGGTGTCCGCGTGTATTTATCCTGTTAGAGGCGTTTTCGTGGGTCCAATTCTCGGGCAAAATTTCGGTGACTCTCGTGCGATCTTCCGATGTTGAGTCGCGTAGTTACTTATGACGTGCTCGAAATATTTATAACACTTGCCGTTGCGGGTCAGTGCTTATACAGGGCTCATAGCGGTGCGCAGCTGGGCACGAGTGCGCGGTTCGATTTCAGGCCGaagcggccacatttcgacgaGGGAGGAACGCAAAAAAGATCGCGTATACTTAGTACTAGGTGCCCGTTAAACAACACGAAGCAGTCAACATTAACCCGAAGCCCTGCACGACGGCGTCCCTC contains the following coding sequences:
- the LOC119444944 gene encoding E3 ubiquitin-protein ligase MARCHF8: MVSPDPTGARNREENMVPPNTKPTETRDRRGSTPAESTGGMDAEAPTCRICYRGTASAGEEHGPLVSPCSCRGLIGFAHKRCLETWLREKETNLCDVCLQRFSVRLKPVEIPCPALPGEAVEPSEVHRSARVGWHEH